A portion of the Plasmodium cynomolgi strain B DNA, scaffold: 1156, whole genome shotgun sequence genome contains these proteins:
- a CDS encoding cell division cycle protein 20 homolog (putative) produces MGDSSDGGSASDSQWSDSLIGDSLTGATLGDGYPSTWKSVRIKKGEAPETPLSSHMSPASQLLCNLKGQFSTSRKNTERGIFKRVWMDEDELGGGESTKEGEEEEGQYKYFYETRFSRDSVFRANIDEYSLRRTVLPVREGRGGKKNRIGDDAKNGTKLDGRKITREVNPRTGRTSQAGGEAKEERGNILLENAWMGMKLGEEGASFGGGPFGSSPFGSGPFGSSPFGNAPFGNAPFGGTPFGGGPFRSDPYLCYPLQLCSWDSKERRSIAKEPYKVLSAPNLVDDFYLNL; encoded by the coding sequence ATGGGGGACTCCTCCGACGGGGGCTCCGCTAGTGATTCACAGTGGAGCGACTCCCTGATTGGGGACTCCCTGACGGGGGCGACCCTGGGTGATGGCTACCCCTCCACGTGGAAATCAGTGCGCATCAAAAAAGGCGAAGCACCCGAGACTCCCCTGTCATCACACATGTCACCCGCATCACAACTTCTTTGCAACTTGAAAGGCCAATTTTCCACGTCGAGAAAAAATACCGAAAGGGGCATTTTCAAACGCGTATGGATGGACGAAGATGAGCTGGGAGGAGGAGAATCAACAAAGgagggagaggaggaagaaggacaaTATAAGTACTTTTACGAAACTAGGTTCAGCAGAGACAGTGTGTTTAGAGCAAACATTGATGAGTATTCGCTAAGAAGGACTGTTTTGCCGGTTCGAGAAGGGAGAGGTGGGAAAAAGAATCGAATCGGGGATGACGCCAAAAATGGGACGAAGCTGGACGGACGCAAAATCACACGTGAGGTGAATCCCCGAACGGGTAGAACCTCCCAGGCGGGGGGAGAGGCGAAAGAAGAACGCGGTAACATCCTGCTCGAAAACGCCTGGATGGGGATGAAActgggggaagaaggggcTTCATTTGGTGGCGGCCCTTTTGGTAGCAGCCCTTTTGGTAGCGGCCCATTTGGTAGCTCCCCATTTGGTAACGCCCCCTTTGGTAACGCCCCTTTTGGTGGCACCCCCTTTGGTGGCGGCCCCTTCCGCAGTGACCCCTACTTGTGCTACCCCCTGCAGCTGTGCAGCTGGGACtcaa